From Mycolicibacterium cosmeticum, a single genomic window includes:
- a CDS encoding TetR/AcrR family transcriptional regulator, whose translation MAGGTKRLPRAVREQQMLDAAVQMFSVNGYHETSMDAIAGQAQISKPMLYLYYGSKEELFGACLDRELNRFVEVVRSEIDFTLSPKDMLRNAVGAFLGYIDKNRSSWIVLYSQATSSQAFAHTVREGRERIIELVGRLLQSGTRNPEPDADFNMMAVALVGAGEAIADRVSTGDADVHDATELMINLFWRGLKGRPSEKA comes from the coding sequence ATGGCAGGTGGAACGAAGCGGTTGCCGCGCGCGGTGCGTGAGCAGCAGATGCTCGACGCCGCCGTGCAGATGTTCTCCGTCAACGGCTATCACGAGACGTCGATGGATGCCATTGCCGGGCAGGCCCAGATCTCCAAGCCGATGCTGTATCTGTACTACGGCTCCAAGGAGGAGCTGTTCGGCGCCTGCCTGGACCGGGAACTGAATCGGTTCGTCGAGGTGGTGCGCAGCGAGATCGACTTCACGCTGAGTCCGAAAGACATGCTGCGCAACGCCGTCGGGGCGTTCCTCGGCTATATCGACAAGAACCGGTCCTCCTGGATCGTGCTCTACAGCCAGGCCACCAGTTCACAGGCCTTCGCCCACACCGTGCGTGAGGGCCGCGAGCGCATCATCGAACTGGTCGGCCGGTTGTTGCAGTCCGGCACCCGCAACCCGGAGCCCGACGCCGATTTCAACATGATGGCGGTGGCCCTGGTGGGTGCGGGCGAGGCCATCGCCGACAGGGTCAGCACCGGTGACGCCGACGTGCACGACGCCACCGAGCTGATGATCAACCTGTTCTGGCGCGGCCTGAAGGGTCGCCCATCCGAGAAGGCCTGA
- a CDS encoding MaoC/PaaZ C-terminal domain-containing protein gives MGDQPNGLLNMARAVAGALPFVPRGDGLPDRTVHVADLHIDAANVAAYAHVTGLRFGDTVPLTYPFALTFPTVMSLVTGFDFPFAAMGSVHIENQITQYRPIAVSDTLDVAVHAENLREHRKGLLVDIVTEVKIGNDVAWHQITTFLHQQRTSLSGEPRPEPAKAPKLPPPNAVLSISPGQIRSYATIGGDHNPIHTNSLGAKLFGFPTVIAHGMYSAAAVLGNIEGQLPDAVAYHVKFGKPVLLPAKAGLWVDRDADGWELALRHLKKGYPHLTATVRGL, from the coding sequence ATGGGTGATCAGCCCAACGGCCTGCTGAACATGGCGCGGGCGGTGGCCGGTGCGCTGCCGTTCGTGCCGCGCGGTGACGGCCTGCCGGACCGAACGGTGCACGTCGCCGATCTGCACATCGACGCGGCCAACGTCGCGGCCTACGCCCACGTGACGGGTCTGCGGTTCGGCGACACCGTGCCGCTGACGTATCCGTTCGCGCTGACCTTCCCGACGGTGATGTCACTGGTCACCGGGTTCGACTTCCCTTTCGCCGCAATGGGTTCGGTGCACATCGAGAACCAGATCACCCAATACCGCCCGATCGCGGTCAGTGACACCCTCGACGTGGCGGTGCACGCGGAGAATCTCCGCGAGCACCGCAAGGGTCTGCTCGTCGACATCGTCACCGAGGTGAAGATCGGCAACGACGTGGCCTGGCACCAGATCACCACGTTCCTGCACCAGCAGCGCACCAGCCTGTCCGGCGAACCGCGACCCGAACCGGCCAAGGCGCCCAAGCTGCCACCGCCGAATGCGGTGCTCTCGATCAGCCCCGGGCAGATCCGCTCGTACGCCACCATCGGCGGCGACCACAACCCGATCCACACGAACTCGTTGGGCGCCAAGCTGTTCGGCTTCCCCACGGTGATCGCGCACGGCATGTACAGCGCCGCCGCGGTGCTGGGCAACATCGAGGGTCAGCTGCCCGACGCGGTGGCCTATCACGTGAAGTTCGGCAAGCCGGTGCTGCTGCCGGCCAAGGCGGGGCTGTGGGTGGACCGGGATGCCGACGGCTGGGAGCTGGCGCTGCGTCACCTGAAGAAGGGTTATCCGCACCTGACCGCGACGGTTCGGGGACTCTGA
- a CDS encoding 3-oxoacyl-ACP reductase, with protein MASDLFTQVVNSGPGSFLAKQLGVPQPETLRRYQPGQPPLAGSLLIGGEGRVVEPLRAALADDYDVVSNNIGGRWADSFGGLVFDATGITEPAGLKALYEFFTPVLRNLGPSGRVVVIGTTPSEAATAHEHIVQRALEGFTRSLGKELRRGATVSLVYLAADAKAGATGLESTLRFILSGKSAYVDGQVYRVGAADSVPPADWDKPLAGKVAVVTGAARGIGATIAEVFARDGAAVVAVDVPQAEEALRQTADKVGGTALTLDVTSDGAVDAIVAHLKEHHGGKLDVLVNNAGITRDKLLANMDESRWDAVIAVNLLAPLNLTEGLVAAGALGEGGRVVGLSSMAGIAGNRGQTNYATTKAGMIGIAETLAPTLAEKGITINAVAPGFIETKMTEAIPLATREVGRRLNSLFQGGQPVDVAELIAYFASPASNAVTGNTIRVCGQALLGA; from the coding sequence ATGGCTTCCGATTTGTTCACCCAAGTGGTCAACTCCGGGCCCGGATCGTTCCTGGCCAAGCAACTGGGCGTACCCCAGCCCGAAACCCTGCGTCGTTACCAGCCGGGTCAGCCGCCGCTGGCCGGTTCGCTGTTGATCGGCGGGGAGGGTCGCGTGGTGGAACCGCTGCGCGCCGCCCTGGCCGACGACTACGACGTCGTGTCCAACAACATCGGCGGGCGGTGGGCCGACTCGTTCGGCGGGCTGGTGTTCGACGCCACCGGCATCACCGAGCCGGCGGGCCTCAAGGCGCTCTACGAGTTCTTCACCCCGGTGCTGCGCAACCTCGGCCCCTCCGGCCGCGTCGTCGTCATCGGCACCACCCCCTCCGAGGCGGCCACCGCGCACGAGCACATCGTGCAGCGGGCGCTGGAGGGCTTCACCCGCTCACTGGGCAAGGAGCTGCGCCGCGGCGCGACGGTCTCGCTGGTGTACCTGGCCGCCGACGCCAAGGCGGGCGCGACGGGGCTGGAGTCCACGCTGCGCTTCATCCTGTCCGGCAAGTCCGCCTATGTGGACGGCCAGGTGTACCGGGTCGGCGCGGCCGATTCGGTACCGCCCGCCGACTGGGACAAGCCGCTGGCCGGCAAGGTCGCCGTGGTGACCGGGGCGGCCCGCGGGATCGGTGCCACCATCGCCGAGGTGTTCGCCCGTGACGGCGCCGCGGTGGTGGCCGTCGACGTGCCACAGGCCGAAGAGGCGCTGCGCCAGACCGCCGACAAGGTCGGTGGCACCGCGCTCACGCTGGACGTCACCTCCGACGGCGCGGTCGACGCCATCGTCGCCCACCTCAAGGAACACCATGGCGGCAAGCTGGACGTGCTGGTGAACAACGCCGGCATCACCCGCGACAAGCTGCTGGCCAATATGGACGAATCCCGTTGGGACGCCGTAATTGCGGTGAATCTGCTGGCCCCGCTGAATCTGACCGAAGGCCTGGTGGCCGCCGGCGCGCTCGGCGAGGGCGGCCGGGTGGTCGGGCTGTCGTCGATGGCCGGTATCGCCGGTAACCGCGGTCAGACCAACTACGCCACCACCAAGGCGGGCATGATCGGCATCGCCGAGACGCTGGCCCCGACGCTGGCCGAGAAGGGCATCACCATCAACGCGGTGGCACCCGGGTTCATCGAGACCAAGATGACCGAGGCCATCCCGCTGGCCACCCGCGAGGTGGGCCGCCGGTTGAACTCGTTGTTCCAGGGCGGCCAGCCGGTCGACGTGGCCGAACTCATCGCCTACTTCGCCAGCCCGGCATCGAATGCGGTGACCGGCAACACGATCCGGGTCTGCGGCCAGGCCCTGCTGGGGGCGTGA
- a CDS encoding acetyl-CoA C-acetyltransferase, with the protein MANTNSRRVAILGGNRIPFARSDGAYANASNQDMFTAALDGLVDRFHLSGERIGMVVGGAVLKHSRDFNLVRECVLGSALSPYTPAYDLQQACGTGLQSAIAVANGIALGQFDSGIAGGVDTTSDAPIAFGDNLRQVLLSLRRSKSNLDRLKLVGKLPAAIGVEIPTNGEPRTGLSMGEHAAITAKEFGVKRVDQDELAAASHRNMAAAYDRGFFDDLVTGFLGLYRDNNLRPESSPEKLAKLKPVFGVRNGDATMTAGNSTPLTDGASVALLATEEWAAERNLPVLAYFVDAETAAVDYVNGPDGLLMAPTYAVPRLLARNGLTLQDFDFYEIHEAFASVVLATLAAWESDEYCKERLGLDQALGSIDRSKLNVNGSSLAAGHPFAATGGRIVAQLAKQLAEKKKQTGQPVRGLISICAAGGQGVTAILEA; encoded by the coding sequence ATGGCTAACACGAATTCTCGCCGCGTCGCGATCCTCGGTGGTAACCGGATCCCCTTCGCCCGCTCGGACGGCGCCTACGCCAACGCCTCGAACCAGGATATGTTCACCGCCGCCCTGGACGGTCTGGTCGATCGTTTCCACCTCTCCGGGGAGCGCATCGGCATGGTCGTCGGTGGTGCGGTGCTCAAGCACAGCCGCGACTTCAACCTGGTGCGCGAATGCGTGCTGGGCAGCGCGTTGTCGCCCTACACGCCCGCCTATGACCTGCAGCAGGCCTGCGGCACCGGACTGCAGTCGGCCATCGCGGTCGCCAACGGCATCGCGTTGGGTCAGTTCGACTCCGGTATCGCCGGCGGGGTGGACACCACCTCCGACGCCCCCATCGCGTTCGGTGACAACCTGCGTCAGGTGCTGCTGAGCCTGCGCCGCAGCAAGTCCAACCTGGACCGGCTCAAGCTGGTCGGCAAGCTGCCCGCGGCCATCGGCGTGGAGATCCCCACCAACGGGGAACCGCGCACCGGGCTGTCGATGGGCGAACACGCCGCGATCACCGCCAAGGAATTCGGCGTCAAACGCGTCGACCAGGACGAGCTCGCCGCCGCCAGCCACCGCAACATGGCCGCCGCCTATGACCGCGGCTTCTTCGACGACCTGGTCACCGGCTTCCTCGGCCTGTACCGCGACAACAACCTGCGCCCCGAGTCCAGCCCCGAGAAACTGGCCAAGCTGAAGCCGGTCTTCGGCGTGCGCAACGGCGACGCCACCATGACCGCGGGCAACTCCACCCCGCTCACCGACGGCGCGTCGGTGGCCCTGCTGGCCACCGAGGAGTGGGCGGCCGAACGCAACCTGCCGGTGCTGGCCTACTTCGTCGACGCCGAGACCGCCGCCGTGGACTACGTCAACGGCCCCGACGGGCTGCTGATGGCGCCCACCTACGCGGTGCCGCGGCTGCTCGCCCGCAACGGCCTGACCCTGCAGGACTTCGACTTCTACGAGATCCACGAGGCCTTCGCCTCGGTGGTGCTGGCCACGCTGGCGGCCTGGGAGTCCGACGAATACTGCAAGGAACGCCTCGGGCTGGACCAGGCGCTGGGCAGCATCGACCGCAGCAAGCTCAACGTCAACGGTTCGTCGCTGGCCGCCGGGCACCCGTTCGCCGCGACCGGTGGGCGCATCGTCGCCCAGCTGGCCAAGCAGCTCGCCGAGAAGAAGAAGCAAACCGGTCAGCCGGTGCGCGGCCTCATCTCGATCTGCGCCGCGGGTGGCCAGGGCGTCACCGCCATCCTGGAGGCCTAG
- a CDS encoding RsiV family protein, translating to MSARACIAAALTLVVAVFAAPAADAESPCADLGGTVDAGTCEVHISTSGYTVDIRVPTDYPDQRAVFDALTRERDGMADWYATYGADGRGRPYQLDISAQSLRSSRTASLVLRADNDAGLANQGHPDTTYTAFNYDLEAHTPITFETYFTPGAEAVLNPLVEREFGNRPGTPVRELTAGTYRNFAITDDAVIFFFGQDEVIADHAGPHRLSVPRGQLAGVLA from the coding sequence ATGAGCGCACGAGCCTGCATCGCCGCCGCACTGACATTGGTCGTGGCGGTGTTCGCGGCACCCGCGGCGGATGCGGAGTCGCCGTGCGCCGACCTGGGCGGCACGGTCGACGCGGGAACATGCGAGGTGCACATCAGCACGTCCGGCTACACCGTGGACATCAGGGTGCCGACGGATTACCCGGATCAGCGCGCCGTCTTCGACGCGCTCACCCGGGAACGCGACGGCATGGCCGACTGGTACGCGACCTACGGTGCCGACGGGCGCGGCCGGCCCTACCAGCTCGATATCAGCGCGCAGTCGCTGCGCTCCAGCCGCACCGCATCGCTGGTGCTGCGGGCCGACAACGACGCCGGCCTGGCCAACCAGGGCCATCCCGACACGACGTACACGGCCTTCAACTACGACCTGGAGGCGCACACCCCGATCACGTTCGAGACGTACTTCACGCCCGGCGCCGAGGCGGTGCTGAACCCGCTGGTCGAGCGCGAGTTCGGGAACCGCCCCGGAACGCCGGTGCGCGAGCTGACCGCCGGCACGTACCGCAATTTCGCGATCACCGACGACGCCGTCATCTTCTTCTTCGGGCAGGACGAGGTGATCGCCGATCACGCCGGACCGCATCGGCTGTCCGTGCCGCGCGGCCAGCTCGCCGGCGTTCTCGCCTAG
- a CDS encoding TDT family transporter, translating to MTSEQSRLGNFGPNWFASVMGTGIVATAGATLPIHVPGLRGFSEAVWVAAAVLLVVLAVAVTAQWVRHPTVARSHVRNPQMTHFYGAAPMALLTVGAGATLVGRDLIGERLAVDIDWLLWTAGTIGGLFTAMTIPFVMFTRIDVGPDAAFGGWLMPVVPPMVSAAGGALLIPHMAPGTGRTTMLYGCYAMFGLSLIAALIIISMIWSRLAHYGTSGTARVPTLWIVLGPLGQGITAAGLLGANAALAAPPDVAAGMRVFAVLFGVPVWGFAVLWIALATALTVRTLRRGMPFALTWWSLTFPVGTFVTGTTQLAAHTGLPAFRVAAVVAYVGLLCTWGLVAVRTARASVAGSLFAPAAAGPIRASKEVRRTEN from the coding sequence ATGACCTCTGAGCAGTCGCGGCTGGGGAACTTCGGGCCGAACTGGTTCGCATCGGTGATGGGGACGGGCATCGTTGCTACCGCGGGCGCGACATTACCGATTCACGTGCCCGGCTTGCGTGGGTTCTCCGAAGCGGTGTGGGTGGCGGCCGCGGTGCTGCTGGTCGTGCTGGCGGTGGCGGTGACAGCGCAGTGGGTGCGCCATCCGACCGTGGCGCGCAGTCACGTGCGCAACCCGCAGATGACGCACTTCTACGGTGCCGCGCCGATGGCCCTGCTGACCGTCGGGGCCGGCGCGACCCTGGTCGGCCGGGACTTGATCGGCGAGCGGCTGGCCGTGGACATCGACTGGCTGCTGTGGACCGCGGGCACGATCGGCGGGTTGTTCACCGCGATGACGATTCCGTTCGTCATGTTCACCCGGATCGACGTCGGGCCCGACGCGGCGTTCGGCGGCTGGCTCATGCCGGTGGTGCCGCCGATGGTGTCGGCCGCCGGCGGCGCCCTGTTGATCCCGCACATGGCGCCGGGCACCGGGCGCACCACCATGCTCTACGGCTGTTACGCGATGTTCGGTCTGTCGCTGATCGCCGCGCTGATCATCATCAGCATGATCTGGAGCCGGCTGGCCCATTACGGGACGTCCGGGACGGCGCGGGTGCCGACGCTGTGGATCGTGCTGGGGCCGCTGGGGCAGGGCATCACCGCGGCCGGGCTGCTCGGCGCCAACGCCGCGCTGGCCGCTCCCCCCGACGTGGCGGCCGGGATGCGGGTGTTCGCGGTCCTGTTCGGCGTCCCGGTGTGGGGTTTCGCCGTGTTGTGGATCGCGCTGGCCACCGCGCTGACGGTCCGGACGTTGCGCCGCGGGATGCCGTTCGCGCTGACCTGGTGGAGCCTGACGTTCCCGGTCGGCACCTTCGTCACGGGCACCACCCAACTGGCCGCTCACACCGGGCTGCCGGCGTTCCGGGTCGCGGCGGTGGTGGCCTACGTCGGGCTGCTGTGCACGTGGGGGCTGGTGGCGGTGCGGACCGCGCGGGCAAGCGTGGCCGGCAGCCTGTTCGCACCGGCCGCGGCGGGGCCGATCAGGGCGTCGAAGGAAGTCAGGAGAACCGAGAACTAA
- a CDS encoding TIGR03564 family F420-dependent LLM class oxidoreductase: MQISLIGSLSGGGSPVDATVDFLAQARDEGFRRVWMTQMPYEPDLLTVLAVALREVDGIEVGTGVVPIQNLHPMLMAQRALTVNLIAGGRFILGLGMTHAAVTEGMWGIPWDKPVRRLNEYLDGLLPLLAGEPADATGETVTTRGAVQIPGAPRPDVYIAALGPQLLKIAGRRTAGTVTWMTGPKTLGGHVGPALRAAAGDRPVRVVAALPVAVTDDVDGARAQAAEQFAMYGHLPSYRAMLEREGYAGPADAALIGDEATVTARVEELRAAGVDEYVGVPFDASPEVRARTRALLRTLDSD; this comes from the coding sequence ATGCAGATCAGCCTCATCGGATCGTTGAGCGGTGGCGGTTCGCCGGTCGACGCCACCGTGGACTTCCTGGCCCAGGCCCGCGACGAGGGTTTCCGGCGCGTCTGGATGACCCAGATGCCTTATGAGCCAGACCTTCTCACCGTGCTGGCGGTCGCACTGCGGGAGGTGGACGGCATCGAGGTGGGTACCGGTGTGGTTCCCATCCAGAACCTGCATCCGATGCTGATGGCCCAACGTGCGCTGACCGTGAACCTGATCGCCGGTGGACGGTTCATCCTCGGGCTGGGCATGACGCACGCCGCCGTCACCGAGGGCATGTGGGGCATCCCGTGGGACAAGCCGGTGCGCCGTCTCAACGAGTACCTCGACGGGTTGCTGCCGCTGCTGGCCGGTGAGCCGGCGGACGCGACGGGCGAGACCGTCACCACCCGCGGCGCGGTGCAGATCCCGGGCGCGCCACGCCCCGACGTCTATATCGCCGCGCTGGGACCGCAGTTGCTCAAGATCGCCGGCCGGCGCACCGCCGGCACCGTGACGTGGATGACCGGACCGAAGACCCTCGGCGGTCACGTCGGGCCCGCGTTGCGGGCCGCGGCGGGCGACCGGCCGGTGCGGGTGGTCGCCGCGCTGCCGGTGGCCGTCACCGACGACGTCGACGGAGCCCGGGCGCAGGCCGCCGAGCAGTTCGCGATGTACGGCCACCTGCCGTCGTACCGGGCGATGCTGGAACGCGAGGGGTACGCCGGTCCGGCCGACGCCGCCCTGATCGGCGACGAGGCGACGGTCACCGCCCGCGTCGAGGAGCTGCGCGCCGCCGGCGTCGACGAGTACGTCGGCGTGCCCTTCGATGCATCGCCCGAGGTCAGGGCCCGTACCAGGGCCCTGCTGCGGACGCTGGATTCGGACTGA
- a CDS encoding helix-turn-helix domain-containing protein, translating into MGEVIRIHPGIHPHRRAPEPLEPLWREALGRRLRATRQRQEQRLVDVAERAGVSPQYLSEIERGRKEPSSEMIAAVCGALGTDLVRLLGGISADLSRPAGRPASGPMLLAA; encoded by the coding sequence ATGGGCGAGGTCATTCGTATCCATCCCGGTATCCACCCTCACCGGCGCGCACCGGAGCCGCTGGAACCACTGTGGCGCGAGGCGCTGGGCCGTCGTCTGCGGGCCACCCGCCAGCGCCAAGAGCAGCGCCTGGTCGACGTGGCCGAGCGGGCCGGCGTGTCACCTCAGTACCTCTCCGAGATCGAGCGGGGCCGCAAGGAGCCGTCCAGCGAGATGATCGCCGCGGTGTGCGGGGCGCTGGGCACCGATCTGGTGCGCCTGCTCGGCGGCATCTCGGCCGACCTCAGCCGTCCCGCAGGGCGTCCGGCGTCCGGCCCGATGTTGTTGGCGGCCTAG
- a CDS encoding ClpP family protease: MSTYTIPNVITRTTGGERIMDVYSHLLSERIVYLGTAIDPGVANALIAQLLHLEADNPEQEIALYINSEGGDLSAMLAVYDTMRFIKAPVATTCIGQAVAAGAVLLAAGAPGRRSVLPHTRVVLHQPAAQGRGTIPDLILQADEVARVRNQLENILARHTGRSTEQLRHDTDRDRVFDAEAAVAYGLADRVLDQRNG, from the coding sequence ATGAGCACCTACACCATCCCCAACGTCATCACCCGCACCACCGGTGGCGAGCGCATCATGGACGTGTACTCGCACCTGCTCAGCGAGCGCATCGTCTACCTGGGCACCGCGATCGATCCGGGTGTCGCCAACGCGCTCATCGCGCAGCTGCTGCATCTGGAGGCCGACAACCCCGAGCAGGAGATCGCGCTGTACATCAACTCCGAGGGTGGGGACCTGTCGGCCATGCTGGCGGTGTACGACACCATGCGCTTCATCAAGGCACCGGTCGCGACGACGTGCATCGGTCAGGCCGTCGCGGCGGGCGCGGTGCTGCTGGCCGCCGGCGCACCGGGCAGGCGATCGGTGCTGCCGCACACCAGGGTGGTGCTGCACCAGCCCGCCGCACAGGGCCGCGGCACCATCCCCGACCTGATCCTGCAGGCCGACGAGGTGGCGCGGGTGCGCAATCAACTGGAGAACATCCTGGCCCGGCACACCGGGCGCAGCACCGAGCAACTGCGGCACGACACCGACCGGGATCGCGTCTTCGACGCCGAGGCGGCGGTGGCCTACGGTCTGGCCGACCGGGTGCTCGACCAGCGGAACGGCTAG
- a CDS encoding ClpP family protease — protein sequence MSEKPPLFSRQLREDLFRKRVVVLDGALDDDNGTVLVTQFLTLAADSSDDIWLWIHSPGGSVPAMLAIRDVIRLVPAEVGTLALGLACSAGQFLLSSGTPGKRFALPHARILMHQGSAGIAGSAVEVEVQADDLRHTRDTVLGLIAADTGQDLERIFTDSLHDRWFTAEQAREYGFIDHVVEDFAQITPNRKQQLGIHA from the coding sequence ATGTCCGAGAAACCACCCTTGTTCAGCCGGCAATTACGCGAAGACCTGTTCCGCAAGCGCGTCGTGGTGCTCGACGGGGCACTCGACGACGACAACGGCACCGTCCTGGTCACCCAGTTCCTCACCCTGGCCGCCGATTCCAGCGACGACATCTGGTTGTGGATCCACTCCCCCGGCGGTTCGGTGCCCGCCATGCTGGCCATCAGGGACGTGATCCGGCTGGTGCCCGCCGAGGTCGGCACGCTGGCCCTCGGGTTGGCCTGCAGCGCAGGGCAATTCCTACTGTCGTCGGGCACGCCCGGGAAGCGCTTCGCACTGCCGCACGCCCGCATCCTGATGCACCAGGGCTCGGCGGGCATCGCCGGCTCGGCCGTCGAGGTGGAGGTGCAGGCCGACGATCTGCGGCACACCCGCGACACCGTGCTCGGCCTGATCGCCGCCGACACCGGCCAAGACCTCGAGCGCATCTTCACCGACTCGCTGCACGACCGCTGGTTCACCGCCGAGCAGGCGCGTGAGTACGGATTCATCGACCACGTCGTCGAGGACTTCGCGCAGATCACGCCGAATCGCAAGCAACAGTTGGGAATTCACGCATGA
- a CDS encoding endonuclease domain-containing protein: MDTETGPFIGSEALASGALTRYELRRHYRAILPNVYVGKGIQLSLRQRTAAAWLWSGRQAVVAGLAASALHHARWVDDGVPVELVHVNAKAPKGVVTRNELVYPDEVTTIDGLPVTTAARTAFDLGRRGGVDEAVARLDALARATHVGADDVAAVAAQHRHARGLRQLDDALALFDRGAESPKETWLRLMLIRDGFPRPQTQIAVPGIDGFPLYYLDMGWEHLKLAVEYDGAQHAGTLGYDIQRHDYIASVGWTVVRVAAGHRRPGVVARVNREWRRLSALTCR; the protein is encoded by the coding sequence ATGGATACCGAAACCGGGCCCTTCATCGGTAGTGAAGCCTTGGCCTCCGGTGCACTCACCCGATACGAACTGCGCAGGCATTACCGGGCGATCCTGCCGAACGTCTACGTCGGCAAGGGCATCCAATTGTCGTTACGACAGCGCACCGCCGCGGCCTGGCTGTGGTCGGGACGCCAGGCGGTGGTCGCGGGGCTTGCGGCGTCGGCGTTGCACCACGCGAGATGGGTGGACGACGGCGTTCCGGTTGAGCTCGTCCACGTCAACGCCAAAGCACCGAAAGGCGTCGTCACCCGAAACGAACTGGTCTATCCCGACGAGGTGACGACGATCGACGGATTGCCGGTCACCACGGCGGCACGCACGGCCTTCGATCTCGGGCGGCGTGGCGGCGTCGACGAAGCGGTTGCCCGACTGGACGCCCTGGCGCGTGCGACGCATGTCGGCGCAGACGACGTCGCAGCGGTCGCGGCGCAACACCGACACGCCCGTGGCCTTCGCCAGCTGGATGACGCACTCGCACTGTTCGACCGGGGTGCGGAGTCGCCGAAAGAAACCTGGTTGCGACTGATGCTCATCCGGGACGGTTTCCCGCGGCCGCAGACGCAGATTGCGGTGCCGGGTATCGACGGATTTCCGCTGTACTACCTCGACATGGGGTGGGAGCACCTCAAACTGGCCGTCGAGTACGACGGCGCGCAGCATGCCGGCACGTTGGGCTACGACATCCAGCGGCACGACTACATCGCGAGCGTGGGGTGGACGGTGGTCCGGGTCGCCGCCGGGCACCGCCGACCGGGCGTCGTGGCTCGGGTGAATCGGGAATGGCGCCGCCTGTCTGCGTTGACTTGTCGCTGA